In the Chitinophagales bacterium genome, one interval contains:
- a CDS encoding DHA2 family efflux MFS transporter permease subunit, with amino-acid sequence MAESGFRKWIITLTVILASLLELIDTTVVNVSLPQIMGNLGATLEDVGWVVTAYAVANVIILPMSGWLSLKFGRRNYFLFSIILFTVASFFCGNAQNIWELILFRFIQGLGGGGLLSTAQAILIETWPKEQLGMATAMFGLGVVVGPTLGPTMGGYITDHFSWPWIFYINIPLGIIATFFTLEYIRGQRDHSMSEQRIDWLGIFLLTISVGSLQVVLERGESEDWFQAPYIMVLAIVAAIGSVAFVWQELTIPNPVVNIRILRNRSFTIGIFLTFILGFGLFGSVFIFPVFAQSLLGFSAQQTGEMLIPGGLVTIFMMPMVGVLLRKGIPPQIMAAAGFILFFVFTELLRQSTLASGWNDFILPLIIRGMGLSLLFVPLTTLALSGLQGKDIAQGTGLNNMMRQLGGSFGIAIITTLLHLRQGYHRNILLEHVNAYNPAFTERFNKLVNGFLSRGFSTIDAQQAAYRALEGAVVKQTYLLSYLDGFYFVGIFFLFCIPLLFLQPLRVKSGSIAVDAH; translated from the coding sequence ATGGCTGAATCCGGATTCAGAAAATGGATCATCACGCTTACTGTTATTCTTGCCTCGTTGCTGGAATTGATTGATACCACCGTTGTAAATGTATCGCTGCCACAGATTATGGGCAACCTTGGAGCAACCTTAGAAGATGTGGGTTGGGTGGTTACTGCCTATGCCGTTGCAAACGTCATCATTCTTCCGATGTCGGGATGGCTATCCCTGAAATTCGGACGAAGAAATTACTTCCTGTTTTCCATCATCCTGTTTACCGTTGCTTCATTTTTTTGCGGTAATGCACAAAATATATGGGAACTGATTCTCTTCCGTTTCATACAGGGTTTAGGCGGCGGCGGACTGCTTTCCACCGCACAAGCCATCCTGATTGAGACCTGGCCGAAAGAACAATTGGGTATGGCCACTGCCATGTTTGGTTTGGGCGTTGTGGTAGGTCCCACGTTAGGGCCGACAATGGGTGGTTATATCACTGATCATTTTTCATGGCCCTGGATTTTTTATATTAATATTCCGCTGGGCATTATTGCCACCTTTTTTACCCTTGAATATATCAGGGGGCAGCGTGATCACAGCATGTCGGAGCAACGCATTGACTGGTTGGGTATCTTTCTGCTTACCATAAGCGTAGGCTCATTGCAGGTGGTACTGGAACGGGGTGAAAGTGAAGACTGGTTTCAGGCACCTTATATCATGGTGCTGGCCATCGTTGCCGCTATTGGGTCAGTGGCTTTTGTCTGGCAGGAACTTACCATACCCAATCCCGTGGTGAACATCCGGATACTCCGGAACCGCAGCTTTACCATCGGCATATTTCTGACTTTCATACTTGGCTTCGGATTATTTGGTTCTGTGTTCATCTTCCCGGTGTTTGCACAAAGCCTTCTCGGGTTTTCCGCGCAGCAAACAGGTGAAATGCTGATACCGGGCGGATTGGTTACCATATTCATGATGCCTATGGTTGGTGTATTACTGAGAAAAGGTATTCCGCCGCAGATCATGGCAGCGGCAGGCTTCATATTATTCTTTGTCTTCACCGAGCTGCTGCGGCAATCTACACTCGCATCAGGATGGAATGATTTTATTCTGCCACTGATCATTCGCGGCATGGGACTCAGTTTATTATTTGTGCCGCTGACGACGCTGGCCCTCTCCGGATTACAGGGTAAAGATATTGCACAGGGAACAGGCCTCAACAACATGATGCGTCAGCTCGGCGGTTCTTTCGGCATAGCCATTATCACTACCCTGCTGCATTTGCGGCAGGGTTATCACCGCAATATCCTGTTGGAGCATGTTAATGCTTATAACCCTGCATTTACAGAACGATTTAACAAACTGGTTAACGGTTTTCTTTCAAGAGGATTTTCAACAATAGATGCGCAACAGGCCGCGTACAGGGCGTTGGAAGGCGCTGTGGTAAAGCAGACCTATCTGCTCTCTTACCTGGATGGCTTTTATTTCGTGGGTATTTTCTTTTTGTTCTGTATTCCATTATTGTTTCTGCAGCCGCTCAGGGTGAAGAGTGGCAGCATTGCCGTTGATGCGCATTAA
- a CDS encoding Gfo/Idh/MocA family oxidoreductase — MQKIETGIIGFGTGGRIFHAPFVYGSDRFLLKKICTSRAASADLARTSFPQTEIVPQADSLINDASIELIIIATPNTSHLTLAKKALLAGKHVIVEKPFTIKVAEADELIALAAKQDRLLTVHHNRRWDSDFKTVKKIIDQKLLGILVEYEAHFDRFRNEIKTDSWRETETAGAGILYDLGAHLIDQALCLFGMPAELFSHLQVQRPGGKSIDYFELLLFYHGLKVTLKAGMLVREPLPHFILSGTQGSFVKYGMDTQEVALKNGLTPFNSLNWGEEPDTIWGRINTDINGVHQHGSIKSEKGDYPAFYENIYNAIRFNAPLAVTAQQARDTIKIIELALKSNSEKRTIRVA; from the coding sequence ATGCAAAAAATCGAAACGGGCATCATTGGCTTCGGCACCGGCGGACGTATATTTCATGCACCATTTGTTTATGGATCAGACCGCTTCCTGCTGAAGAAAATATGCACCTCCCGTGCAGCAAGTGCAGATTTGGCGCGGACATCATTTCCACAAACTGAAATTGTTCCGCAGGCAGATTCACTCATTAACGATGCATCAATCGAACTCATCATCATTGCCACTCCCAATACTTCTCATCTCACGCTCGCAAAAAAAGCGTTGCTGGCTGGTAAACACGTTATCGTAGAAAAACCATTCACCATCAAGGTGGCAGAGGCAGATGAGCTCATTGCACTGGCTGCAAAGCAGGATCGCCTGTTAACGGTTCATCATAACCGCAGATGGGACAGTGATTTCAAAACGGTAAAAAAAATAATTGATCAAAAACTGCTGGGAATACTGGTGGAATATGAAGCGCACTTCGACCGCTTCAGAAATGAAATAAAAACGGATTCGTGGCGGGAAACAGAGACTGCAGGAGCAGGCATCCTGTATGACCTTGGTGCACATCTCATTGATCAGGCGCTGTGCCTTTTTGGTATGCCGGCTGAATTATTTTCCCACCTGCAGGTGCAGCGGCCCGGAGGTAAATCCATTGACTATTTTGAACTGCTGCTGTTTTATCATGGTTTGAAAGTTACCTTGAAGGCCGGAATGCTGGTAAGAGAACCACTGCCGCATTTTATCTTATCAGGAACACAGGGATCATTTGTGAAGTATGGCATGGATACGCAGGAAGTGGCGCTGAAGAACGGATTAACACCATTCAACAGCCTGAACTGGGGTGAAGAACCGGATACTATCTGGGGAAGAATCAATACAGACATTAACGGTGTTCATCAGCATGGCAGCATCAAAAGCGAAAAAGGTGATTACCCTGCCTTCTATGAAAATATATACAATGCCATCCGTTTTAATGCACCGCTGGCAGTTACTGCGCAGCAGGCAAGAGATACCATAAAAATTATTGAGCTGGCACTGAAAAGTAATTCAGAGAAACGGACAATTCGCGTTGCCTGA
- a CDS encoding T9SS type A sorting domain-containing protein has translation MIRHFTLLLLLSGFALMLQAATKSDPYNRSYITNNREQLNYSRQQLLRQGKPWLQFNNKHQGWKVVFDERSSMPHRAYGNGILLTGSGDPAAKALQFINDEMSSFNIATDQLVLRSAHASAKYYYVDFYQKYAGLEVLNSRVTVRFTKDNKVVLFGADVFNNIQISTTPSLPSSVIASYAAGGIGYQVTATAVTPGVKVLPVPAGDTYTYRLVYEATVSCNNTEGYPARYYTLVDANNGEVLYRSNQVCNFDDELLVQATVADPNPWEPDVVRNLPDLKVTIAGTDYYTDSTGILLLGSIALPVNSTIALAGKWSTVVSGNSSVALTTFTTGLVTGFNTVSFDTHASIEKRSAYYHANVVHKFMKMHLPDYESMDESLITRVERTDGSCNAFYDGTSINFYQQGSGCYDLALAGDVVYHEYGHGIDMRLHDLYGNGLDNGAMNEGYSDVWAIGITDNPILGIGFSDTDPEGYVRRYDINKKVYPQDIQGEVHADGEIIAGCWYDTRLNIGDKDIMFNLFSEALFGLADGPQGQEGSVYRDILLDALTADDDDANLTNGTPHDIAILSAFALHGISLIGDVNLVHAEPLVTSAAAPITIQASISTDFPLYFGDAFVHYKLNTATDWQSAPMTLISGTSYQGQIPAQPQGSIVDYYFTVTDIYGSVALTQPAKVIQADPNLPYKLLVGFNQLIKEDFEIYFGDWIPSDPSDDAVTGAWTFDEPVGSFLVNGDPNSMVQTDKDHTDDNTFNFCAFTGNASAGSGAGTNDCDAGKNTLYGPKYDVTAYQNPAISYYRWYSNDQGANPGNDSWKVHITNGNGIWVPVEVTYTADHQWRGNAFRIKDYVELTDMVQLRFVASDSIIAGANLEGGSLVEAAVDDVVLWELGDPTIGIHEVENIAIIVAPNPATDQVMLKWNNISSGTTKVELINTLGRAVYSTAIDGSINQLYVPVDGLPSGIYTLLVNAEKFTGSRKIVVQ, from the coding sequence ATGATCAGACACTTTACGCTTTTACTCCTCCTGTCAGGTTTCGCTTTAATGCTGCAGGCCGCAACGAAGAGCGATCCATACAATCGCAGCTATATTACCAACAACAGGGAACAGCTGAATTACAGCCGGCAGCAACTACTGCGGCAGGGAAAGCCCTGGCTTCAATTCAATAATAAGCACCAGGGCTGGAAAGTAGTGTTTGACGAGCGCAGCAGCATGCCACACAGGGCTTATGGGAACGGTATATTACTTACCGGTAGCGGTGATCCGGCAGCAAAAGCACTGCAGTTTATTAATGATGAAATGTCTTCATTTAATATAGCAACGGATCAATTGGTGCTCAGGAGCGCACATGCATCAGCCAAATATTATTATGTTGATTTTTATCAAAAGTATGCGGGCCTTGAGGTGCTGAACAGCCGCGTTACGGTTCGTTTTACCAAAGACAACAAAGTTGTTTTGTTTGGTGCCGATGTTTTTAATAATATTCAGATCAGCACAACTCCTTCACTGCCTTCGTCGGTCATCGCTTCTTACGCTGCCGGCGGAATCGGTTATCAGGTAACGGCCACGGCTGTTACACCAGGTGTAAAGGTACTTCCGGTTCCTGCCGGCGATACTTATACTTACCGGCTGGTTTATGAAGCCACTGTTTCCTGCAACAATACGGAAGGATATCCTGCAAGGTATTATACACTGGTGGATGCCAATAACGGTGAAGTGCTTTACCGGAGCAACCAGGTATGCAACTTCGATGATGAATTGCTTGTGCAGGCTACCGTTGCTGATCCTAACCCATGGGAACCGGACGTAGTGCGTAACCTGCCCGACCTGAAGGTGACGATTGCAGGAACAGATTATTACACCGATTCAACCGGAATATTGCTCTTGGGCAGTATCGCGCTACCGGTAAATTCAACTATTGCGCTGGCCGGAAAATGGTCAACGGTAGTATCCGGCAATTCCAGTGTGGCACTCACAACTTTCACTACCGGCCTTGTTACCGGGTTCAATACCGTTTCTTTCGATACGCATGCAAGCATTGAAAAACGCAGCGCATACTATCATGCAAACGTGGTGCATAAATTCATGAAAATGCATCTGCCGGATTACGAAAGTATGGATGAATCACTGATCACACGCGTTGAACGTACCGATGGCAGCTGTAATGCCTTTTATGACGGTACCTCCATTAATTTCTACCAGCAGGGCAGCGGCTGCTATGACCTTGCTCTTGCCGGTGATGTGGTGTATCACGAGTATGGACATGGCATTGATATGCGCTTACATGATCTTTATGGCAATGGCCTCGATAATGGTGCCATGAATGAAGGTTATTCCGATGTCTGGGCGATTGGCATTACCGACAATCCCATTCTGGGCATAGGATTTTCTGATACCGATCCGGAAGGATATGTTCGGCGTTACGATATCAACAAGAAGGTTTATCCGCAGGATATCCAGGGTGAAGTACATGCTGACGGCGAAATCATTGCCGGTTGCTGGTATGATACCCGTCTCAACATCGGCGACAAGGACATCATGTTTAATTTATTTTCAGAAGCACTCTTCGGCCTGGCAGACGGGCCACAGGGGCAGGAAGGAAGCGTGTACCGCGATATATTGCTGGATGCCTTAACAGCGGATGATGATGATGCTAACCTTACCAATGGCACGCCGCACGATATTGCTATCCTGAGCGCATTTGCGTTACACGGAATTTCACTCATCGGCGATGTGAATCTTGTTCATGCCGAACCATTGGTGACGTCAGCTGCTGCGCCGATTACCATACAGGCCTCCATCAGTACCGATTTTCCGCTCTACTTCGGTGATGCCTTTGTACATTATAAACTCAATACGGCCACAGACTGGCAATCCGCTCCCATGACTTTGATTTCAGGAACCAGTTATCAGGGTCAGATTCCGGCACAGCCACAGGGTTCCATCGTTGATTACTATTTTACCGTAACGGATATTTACGGAAGCGTGGCATTAACGCAGCCTGCAAAAGTCATTCAGGCTGATCCTAACCTGCCCTACAAACTACTGGTCGGGTTTAATCAGCTGATAAAAGAGGATTTTGAAATTTATTTTGGTGACTGGATCCCATCTGACCCTTCAGATGATGCGGTGACCGGCGCCTGGACCTTCGATGAGCCGGTCGGTTCTTTCCTTGTGAATGGTGATCCTAATTCTATGGTGCAGACAGACAAAGACCACACAGATGATAACACCTTTAACTTTTGCGCCTTTACCGGAAATGCAAGCGCGGGATCAGGAGCGGGCACCAATGATTGTGATGCCGGAAAAAATACTTTGTACGGGCCTAAATACGATGTCACTGCTTATCAGAATCCAGCTATATCGTATTACCGTTGGTATTCGAATGATCAGGGTGCCAATCCGGGCAATGACTCGTGGAAGGTGCATATCACGAACGGCAATGGCATTTGGGTTCCTGTGGAAGTTACTTATACAGCCGACCATCAGTGGAGAGGCAATGCCTTCCGCATTAAAGACTATGTTGAACTGACGGATATGGTGCAATTGCGTTTTGTTGCTTCAGACAGCATCATTGCCGGTGCTAATCTTGAAGGCGGCAGCCTGGTGGAAGCCGCAGTGGATGATGTGGTACTTTGGGAATTGGGTGATCCAACCATCGGCATACATGAGGTGGAAAATATTGCCATCATTGTTGCGCCAAACCCTGCTACTGATCAGGTGATGCTGAAATGGAATAATATTTCTTCGGGCACTACGAAAGTGGAACTGATCAATACGTTGGGCCGCGCCGTCTATAGCACTGCCATTGATGGGTCCATCAATCAGTTATACGTGCCTGTTGATGGCTTGCCATCTGGTATATATACCTTACTTGTAAATGCTGAAAAATTTACCGGCAGCAGAAAAATTGTGGTGCAGTAA
- a CDS encoding Ion transport 2 domain protein, with amino-acid sequence MSNTRKATAIKEDNDTGLSTNAQARNQRAIAANGSFNIEYRGLNWFRPGDLYLELINMPLLKFCIIVFIAFVVANSIFAIGYFLIGVEHLTAYEGHSKLEEFLHAFFFSAQSLTTVGYGRIAPVGIVISFVATFESMLGILTFALATGLLYGRFSRPNARLLHSKNLLMAPYKEGMGLMFRIANGRKTQLAEVEVQVTMSKATIEKGKAVRRFYPLDLERSKVGMFPLSWTIVHPVTPESLLYGYTKEMMEAEDMELLVFFKAYDETFSQNVHYRISYRASELVWGAKFIINFESQQDGPTIHYLDRISDYEQVDLPQQSSSAQQARQH; translated from the coding sequence ATGTCAAATACTCGCAAAGCGACAGCTATAAAAGAGGACAATGATACCGGTCTAAGCACCAATGCGCAGGCGAGAAATCAACGCGCTATTGCTGCCAACGGATCATTCAATATTGAATACCGCGGACTCAACTGGTTCAGGCCCGGAGATCTTTACCTCGAGCTGATTAACATGCCCTTGCTTAAGTTCTGTATCATTGTTTTTATTGCATTTGTTGTTGCCAACTCCATCTTTGCTATAGGCTATTTCCTGATTGGTGTTGAACATCTTACTGCTTATGAAGGACATTCTAAACTGGAGGAGTTTCTGCATGCTTTTTTCTTTAGTGCACAATCCCTTACAACAGTAGGATACGGCCGTATCGCACCGGTAGGTATTGTGATAAGCTTTGTGGCCACTTTTGAATCAATGCTGGGCATTCTCACTTTTGCACTTGCTACAGGCTTACTGTATGGTCGGTTTTCTAGGCCCAATGCCCGGCTGCTGCACAGCAAAAATCTGCTGATGGCGCCCTATAAAGAGGGCATGGGCTTAATGTTCAGAATAGCGAATGGAAGAAAAACACAATTGGCTGAGGTGGAGGTGCAGGTAACGATGTCAAAGGCAACTATTGAAAAAGGAAAGGCTGTGCGCAGATTTTATCCGCTGGATCTTGAGCGCAGCAAGGTCGGCATGTTCCCGTTGTCTTGGACCATTGTTCATCCTGTTACACCTGAAAGCCTGTTATACGGTTATACAAAGGAAATGATGGAGGCGGAGGATATGGAACTGCTTGTCTTTTTTAAAGCTTATGACGAAACATTTTCTCAAAATGTTCATTACCGTATTTCCTATCGCGCCTCCGAACTCGTTTGGGGAGCGAAGTTTATTATCAACTTTGAATCACAGCAGGATGGCCCAACCATCCACTATCTTGACCGCATCAGTGATTATGAGCAGGTAGATTTACCGCAACAGTCATCATCAGCTCAGCAGGCAAGGCAGCATTAA
- a CDS encoding KUP/HAK/KT family potassium transporter encodes MESKHGNNKLSFAGLLITLGIIYGDIGTSPLYVISAIMGHEPIDKYLVLGGISCVFWTLTIQTTLKYIVLTIQADNKGEGGIFSLYALVRKRAKWLIYPAIIGGCTLLADGIITPAITVSAAVEGLKIYSPGLNTIPIIVAIITFLFVFQRAGTRLVGSSFGPIMFLWFSMLGILGGVKILEHPAILQAVNPVYAFDLLVKHPNGFWLLGAVFLCTTGAEALYSDLGHCGRKNIRVSWIFVKSCLLLNYFGQGAWLMRHQGLVLEGNPFYGIMPSWFVIFGIIIATAASVIASQALISGSYTLISEAMRLNIWPKVRIIFPTVQRGQVYIPSVNWFLFAGCVMVVMYFRKSANMEAAYGLAITITMMMTTILFSTYWYVKHGSWVTTALVGGTFFTVEISFFIANLSKFPHGGYVTLFIAFLLFSVMFTWFKARKIKNRYLEFIPVDEYLPSLKELSEDMTIPKYASHLIYLTSADYKTQIEDKVIYSIFNKQPKRADIYWLIHVDVMDEPYRMDYSVDILVPNKVIRIEFKLGFRVAPRLNLFFKKVVETLVKEKRVDIISQYESLRRKHIAGDFRFVVMEKYLSNENELSFFDKIIMDFYFYLKHISMTEESAFGLDTSNVTVEKFPLILGQPAQINLKEIPSDG; translated from the coding sequence TTGGAATCGAAGCACGGTAATAATAAGCTCTCCTTTGCAGGCTTATTAATCACTCTCGGAATTATTTATGGAGATATCGGCACCTCGCCTTTGTATGTAATCTCTGCCATTATGGGACATGAGCCCATAGACAAATATCTCGTTCTTGGCGGCATATCCTGTGTATTCTGGACACTCACGATACAGACAACGCTGAAATATATCGTGCTCACCATTCAGGCGGACAATAAAGGCGAGGGAGGTATTTTTTCGCTCTATGCGCTGGTCCGTAAAAGGGCTAAATGGCTCATCTATCCTGCTATCATCGGCGGTTGTACATTGTTGGCAGACGGTATCATTACGCCGGCCATCACTGTTTCGGCTGCAGTGGAAGGATTAAAGATTTATAGTCCGGGGCTGAACACTATTCCTATCATTGTAGCTATTATCACTTTTTTGTTTGTATTTCAGCGTGCCGGAACACGGTTGGTAGGCAGTTCTTTTGGCCCGATCATGTTTCTGTGGTTTTCCATGCTGGGTATTTTAGGTGGAGTGAAAATATTGGAACACCCGGCCATTCTGCAAGCGGTAAATCCGGTGTATGCATTTGATCTGCTTGTGAAGCATCCCAATGGGTTTTGGCTTTTAGGCGCTGTTTTCCTTTGTACCACAGGTGCGGAAGCGCTGTACTCTGATCTTGGCCACTGTGGCAGAAAGAATATCCGTGTGAGCTGGATATTTGTAAAGTCATGCCTGCTGCTGAACTATTTCGGACAAGGTGCATGGCTGATGCGTCACCAGGGATTGGTGCTGGAGGGAAATCCGTTTTATGGAATCATGCCTTCATGGTTTGTGATATTTGGTATTATCATAGCAACGGCGGCTTCCGTAATTGCCAGCCAGGCACTCATCTCCGGTTCGTATACGCTTATCAGCGAAGCGATGCGGCTTAATATCTGGCCAAAGGTGCGCATCATCTTTCCGACAGTGCAGCGCGGTCAGGTGTACATTCCAAGCGTGAATTGGTTCTTGTTTGCAGGCTGCGTAATGGTAGTAATGTATTTCAGAAAATCTGCCAATATGGAGGCTGCTTACGGATTGGCTATCACCATCACCATGATGATGACTACCATTTTATTCAGCACTTATTGGTATGTTAAACACGGTTCATGGGTAACAACAGCGCTTGTAGGCGGCACTTTCTTTACGGTTGAAATTTCTTTCTTCATCGCGAACCTCAGCAAGTTTCCGCATGGCGGTTATGTCACACTGTTTATTGCATTCCTGTTATTCTCAGTCATGTTTACCTGGTTTAAAGCAAGAAAAATCAAAAACAGGTACCTTGAATTTATTCCGGTAGATGAATACCTGCCTTCGCTGAAGGAACTGAGTGAGGACATGACTATTCCGAAATACGCATCACATCTTATATACCTGACCAGCGCCGATTACAAGACACAGATTGAGGATAAGGTGATTTACTCTATTTTCAACAAACAACCCAAGCGGGCTGATATTTACTGGCTGATACATGTGGATGTGATGGATGAACCTTACAGGATGGATTATTCTGTGGATATACTGGTTCCCAATAAGGTGATCCGCATAGAATTCAAACTTGGTTTTCGCGTGGCGCCGCGATTGAACCTGTTTTTTAAGAAAGTGGTGGAGACGCTGGTCAAAGAGAAAAGAGTGGATATCATCTCTCAGTATGAATCGTTGCGCCGCAAGCATATTGCCGGCGACTTCAGGTTTGTGGTAATGGAAAAATACCTTTCCAATGAAAATGAATTATCGTTCTTCGATAAGATAATCATGGATTTTTATTTCTATCTCAAGCATATATCCATGACTGAGGAATCCGCCTTCGGATTGGATACCAGCAATGTGACCGTAGAGAAATTCCCGTTAATACTCGGTCAGCCTGCACAGATTAACCTGAAGGAAATACCTTCCGACGGATAG